A window from Kwoniella pini CBS 10737 chromosome 1, complete sequence encodes these proteins:
- a CDS encoding OPT family small oligopeptide transporter, whose product MAVDENEYGITPVVDSTPSTLMYGDEKKTSLEGEADVKGGHHVAPILQSEETIEEVTGALEVTQQDLIDAEQKLETMSLERCRRIMVQVLELHQHDQNFPTSSLDRMKFFLHDDDVIANPDKHTELITEMKLEALLVTENSPYAEVRANVEPYDSDVPSFTFRVWVLGILFSGIGAFINELFSIRNPSVYVTANVAQLLAYPFGRLMATLPDKRFRLFGKEHSLNPGKFNKKEHMLITIMATVAYNTPYTNYTVFVQALPVYFNQPYAYNFGYQILCGLGSNFCGYGLAGLCRRFLVYPSFCVWPTSLVTIALNRAFHSETNEPVRGPFNRMYYWSREKFFLIMFLAMFVYWWFPGFIFQALSYFNWLSWIAPNAVTLNNITGAINGLGVNPIPTFDFNLLTVQGWVPLVLPAFTILNMFFGMIIAFFMIVGTYFTNAWNTGYLPINSNKLFANDGTRYQVLNILNDDGQFDNDLYQGYSEPWMCAGNLIIYFWFFAIYTATISYTWLYHRHDIALGFRGLFKSLKKKRDDMEEGDDLAEDIHYRLMKKYPEVPEWWYLCVLLVAAGLGMAAIGAWPTYSTPATVIFGLIMGAICVIPVGMITAVTGVQVTMNVLAEFIGGAFAQGNAIQMNFFKMYGYIVTAQTIYFSNDLKLAHYAKIPPKHTFAAQMIATLVSTLVCTAVFNFQLGFANVCTANASFGFTCPGQNTFFTASVFWGTLSAKRLFGPGRRYNALLIGFPVGFVLPFIGYGLQKAFPRQKWLRQLHPVMICAGGLLWSPYNFANYWPVVPLTCLSWLYIKKRYLAFWSKYNYVLAAAWMTGIALAAIVIFFALEIPAVELNWWGNTVSYEGCEGAACRRLPIPDVGYFGVPPNSSRFT is encoded by the exons ATGGCAGTCGATGAGAACGAGTACGGTATCACCCCTGTGGTTGACAGCACTCCTAGCACTTTGATGTACGGGGATGAGAAGAAAACGAGTCTAGAGGGGGAA GCTGATGTCAAAGGTGGACATCATGTCGCACCCATCCTCCAATCTGAAGAGACCATTGAGGAGGTTACCGG TGCTCTGGAGGTCACTCAGCAGGATTTGATTGACGCGGAACAAAAACTTGAGACTATGTCTTTGGAACGATGTCGTAGG ATCATGGTTCAAGTTCTTGAATTGCATCAACATGATCAAAATTTCCCCACATCATCATTAGATCGTATGAAGTTCTTCCTTCACGATGACGATGTTATCGCAAATCCCGACAAGCATACTGAACTTATCACCGAAATGAAGCTTGAAGCCCTGTTGGTCACCGAGAATTCGCCATACGCGGAGGTTCGAGCGAATGTGGAGCCTTACGATAGCGATGTCCCTTCTTTCACTTTCCGTGTTTGGGTGCTCGGTATATTGTTTTCGGGAATCGGAGCTTTCATCAACGAGTTGTTCTCCATCAGAAATCCATCTGTTTATGTTACCGCGAATGTTGCGCAACTTCTGGCTT ACCCTTTCGGAAGGCTGATGGCAACTTTGCCTGACAAGAGATTCCGGCTATTTGGCAAAGAACACAGTCTGAATCCTGGAAAATTTAACAAAAAGGAACACATGTTGATTACCATTATGGCCACTGTCGCGTATAATACTCCTTACACCAATTACACAGTATTCGTTCAAGCTTTGCCAGTTTACTTTAACCAACCCTATGCCTACAACTTTGGATATCAAATCCTTTGTGGATTAGGCAGTAACTTCTGTGGATATGGTCTTGCCGGACTTTGTCGTAGATTCTTGGTGTATCCTTCGTTCTGTGTATGGCCCACCTCCCTTGTCACAATTGCGCTAAACAGAGCGTTCCACTCTGAAACCAATGAGCCCGTTCGTGGACCCTTCAATCGAATGTACTATTGGTCTCGAGAAAAgttcttcctcatcatgTTCCTTGCCATGTTTGT GTATTGGTGGTTCCCTGGGTTCATCTTCCAAGCACTCTCCTATTTCAACTGGTTATCCTGGATTGCCCCCAACGCTGTCACCTTGAACAACATTACTGGTGCTATCAACGGTCTAGGCGTCAACCCCATACCGACTTTCGATTTCAACTTGCTCACAGTTCAAGGTTGGGTTCCCCTTGTTCTGCCAGCTTTCACCATTCTGAACATGTTCTTCGGTATGATAATCGCTTTCTTCATGATTGTCGGAACATACTTCACCAATGCTTGGAATACCGGATATCTCCCAATAAACAGCAACAAGTTGTTTGCCAACGATGGTACTAGGTATCAAGTACTCAACATTCTCAATGACGATGgtcaatttgataatgatctTTATCAAGGCTATTCCGAACCTTGGATGTGTGCTGGTAATCTTATCATCTATTTCTGGTTCTTCGCAATCTATACTGCCACTATCTCCTACACATGGCTTTATCACCGACATGACATCGCTCTTGGATTCAGGGGTTTGTTCAAATCTCTGAAGAAAAAGCGAGATGACATGGAAGAGGGAGATGACCTGGCTGAGGATATCCATTAtcgattgatgaaaaaatATCCCGAAGTTCCCGAGTGGTGGTATCTCTGTGTCCTCCTTGTCGCTGCTGGTTTGGGTATGGCTGCTATCGGTGCATGGCCAACATATTCAACTCCTGCAACCGTCATTTTCGGCTTAATCATGGGTGCAATCTGTGTTATTCCTGTAGGAATG ATTACCGCAGTAACTGGTGTTCAGGTCACTATGAACGTACTTGCTGAATTCATCGGAGGAGCTTTCGCCCAGGGTAACGCCATCCAAATGAACTTCTTCAAGATGTACGGATATATCGTCACTGCTCAAACAATCTACTTCAGTAACGATTTGAAATTAGCTCATTACGCCAAGATTCCTCCCAAACACACCTTTGCCGCACAGATGATCGCCACACTTGTGTCCACACTTGTTTGCACAGCTGTTTTCAACTTCCAATTAGGATTTGCCAATGTGTGCACTGCCAATGCATCGTTCGGATTCACTTGTCCAGGTCaaaacaccttcttcaccgCTTCGGTCTTCTGGGGTACTCTCAGTGCGAAACGACTCTTCGGACCTGGCCGACGTTACAACGCTCTGTTGATCGGGTTCCCCGTCGGTTTCGTTCTTCCTTTCA TCGGATACGGTTTGCAAAAGGCTTTCCCTCGTCAAAAATGGCTTCGTCAATTGCACCCTGTGATGATTTGCGCCGGTGGACTCTTGTGGTCCCCATATAACTTTGCCAACTACTGGCCTGTCGTTCCCCTCACTTGCTTATCTTGGCTTTACATCAAAAAACGATACCTCGCCTTCTGGTCCAAGTACAACTACGTTCTCGCTGCCGCCTGGATGACGGGTATTGCACTTGCTGCTATCGTCATTTTCTTCGCCCTTGAAATTCCAGCCGTAGAACTCAACTGGTGGGGAAATACTGTCTCTTACGAGGGATGTGAAGGTGCCGCTTGTAGAAGATTACCTATTCCCGATGTTGGCTACTTTGGAGTCCCTCCAAACTCCAGCAGATTCACATAA
- a CDS encoding ADP,ATP carrier protein, with protein sequence MADQVRKPKDAKAFLTDFLMGGVSAAVSKTAAAPIERIKLLVQNQDEMIKQGRLATPYKGIGDCFSRTYKEEGMASLWRGNTANVIRYFPTQALNFAFKDYFKSLFGFKKSEGYWKWFAGNIASGGAAGASSLLFVYSLDYARTRLANDNKSAKKGGSRQFNGLVDVYRKTLASDGIAGLYRGFVPSVVGIIVYRGLYFGLYDSIKPVILVGPLEGNFLASFALGWTVTTSAGLASYPLDTIRRRMMMTSGGTVHYKSMFDAASQIVAKEGTKSLFKGAGANILRGVAGAGVLSLYDKMQELMFGKVYSVS encoded by the exons ATGGCCGACCAAGTTAGAAAACCCAAGGATGCCAAAGCTTTCTTAACCGATTTCTTGATGGGTGGTGTTTCCGCCGCTGTCTCCAAGACCGCCGCTGCCCCCATTGAAAGAATCAAGCTTTTGGTTCAAAACCAAGATGAGAT GATCAAACAAGGTCGTCTCGCTACCCCTTACAAGGGTATTGGTGACTGTTTCTCCCGAACCTACAAGGAGGAAGGTATGGCTTCCCTTTGGAGAGGTAACACCGCCAACGTTATCCGATACTTCCCTACCCAAGCCTTGAACTTTGCTTTCAAAGATTACTTCAAGTCATTGTTCGGTTTCAAGAAATCCGAGGGATACTGGAAATGGTTCGCTGGTAACATCGCTTCCGGTGGTGCTGCTGGTGCCTCTTCTTTGCTCTTTGTCTACTCCCTTGATTACGCCAGAACTCGATTAGCCAACGATAACAAATCCGCCAAGAAGGGTGGTTCTAGACAATTCAACGGTTTGGTCGATGTTTACAGAAAGACTCTCGCTTCCGATGGTATTGCTGGTCTTTACAGAGGTTTCGTCCCATCCGTTGTCGGTATCATTGTCTACAGAGGTCTTTACTTCGGTCTTTACGATTCTATCAAACCCGTTATCCTTGTTGGTCCTCTTGAAGGTAACTTCTTGGCCTCTTTCGCCCTTGGTTGGACCGTTACCACTTCCGCCGGTCTCGCTTCATACCCCCTTGATACCATCAGAcgaagaatgatgatgacctCCGGTGGTACCGTCCACTACAAATCCATGTTCGACGCTGCCTCTCAAATCGTTGCCAAGGAGGGTACCAAATCTCTCTTCAAGGGTGCCGGTGCTAACATCCTCCGTGGTGTTGCTGGTGCCGGTGTGTTGTCTCTTTACGACAAAATGCAAGAATTGATGTTCGGTAAAGTCTACTCTGTAAGTTAA